In Macrobrachium rosenbergii isolate ZJJX-2024 unplaced genomic scaffold, ASM4041242v1 171, whole genome shotgun sequence, a genomic segment contains:
- the LOC136838185 gene encoding gastrula zinc finger protein XlCGF57.1-like isoform X1 — translation MKHPVEMSLIKEEMQNLEEDLPENTDEDSLFAEPFLEVKAEPEFFYHSEFDVSCSSQSIKYEDSSPSCSDESGKKTCIVVEKNRHLVRTKEFSKRSSTARKRITCAECQRTFSKMSHLKYHMRTHTGEKPYTCSICQRSFSRHSNLKTHVKNHTGEKPYTCSICQRTFSYMSHLESHMRTHTGEKPYSCSVCQRSFSRHSNLKTHMKTHTGEKPYTCSVCQRTFSLKCQIETHMRTHTGEKPYTCSVCQRSFSQQFNHKTHMRTHTGEKPYTCSVCQRSFSLQSRLKTHMRTHTGGKPYTCSVCQRSFSDQSYLKTHMRTHTGEKPYTCSLCQRRFSLQSHLKTHMKTHTGEKPYTCSKCQRSFSDQSNLTRHMRTHTGEK, via the coding sequence ATGAAACATCCTGTGGAAATGTCATTGATCAAAGAAGAGATGCAGAATTTGGAGGAGGATCTTCCTGAGAACACAGACGAAGACTCTTTGTTTGCAGAGCCCTTCTTAGAAGTCAAGGCAGAAccagaatttttttatcatagtgaATTTGATGTGAGCTGTTCATCCCAATCTATTAAGTACGAGGACAGCTCTCCAAGTTGCAGTGATGAAAGTGGGAAGAAGACATGTATTGTAGTAGAAAAAAACAGACATTTGGTTagaacaaaagaattttcaaagAGAAGCAGCACAGCAAGGAAGCGAATAACTTGTGCTGAATGCCAAAGGACATTTTCAAAGATGTCCCACCTGAAATaccacatgagaactcatacaggtgagaaaccatatacttgctctatatgtcaaagaagtttttctcggCACAGTAATCTCAAAACACACGTGAAAAATCATAcgggagagaaaccttatacttgctctatatgtcaaagGACATTTTCATACATGAGCCATCTGGAATCCCACATGAGAACTcacacaggagagaaaccttattcttgctctgtatgtcaaagaagtttttctcggCACAGtaatctcaaaacacacatgaaaactcatacgggagagaaaccttatacttgctctgtatgtcaaaggaCATTTTCACTCAAGTGCCAAATAGAAActcacatgagaactcatacaggagagaaaccttatacttgctctgtatgtcaaagaagtttttctcaacAATTTAATCACAAAACGCACATGAGAACTcacacaggagagaaaccttatacttgctctgtatgtcaaagaagtttttctcttcaaagtaggctcaaaacacacatgagaactcatacgggagggaaaccttatacttgctctgtatgtcaaagaagtttttctgatcaaagttatctcaaaacacacatgagaactcatacgggagagaaaccttatacttgctcttTATGTCAAAGAAGATTTTCTCTTCAAagtcatctcaaaacacacatgaaaactcatacaggtgagaaaccttatacttgctctaaatgtcaaagaagtttttctgatcaAAGTAATCTCACaagacacatgagaactcatacaggagagaaataA
- the LOC136838186 gene encoding zinc finger protein OZF-like — MWNLTSPFSLAVNATGRVKMTSELASESPWKSEMQDPLSHSPVGHENGNNSLSLGPLVEFKAEPETSEVFEADTKYSCGSETENGILSGCVEEEEEEEGLPSEVLEVPLVTRAEVPEKKKPYVCGYCEEAFGDRYSLKLHAATHAGEKRYKCPECGKAFFRKNDLTNHVRTHTGEKPYACGECGSAFAVKCHLINHARIKSGKKAFVCGQCGKAFAVRSYLTSHLKGHSGVRPFSCNLCGKACTHKSDLTKHIRVHTGDKPFSCGTCGKAFSHKGGITRHMRTHTGEKPFACEECGKAFAQTNELKQHARTHTGEKPFACDTCGKAFPRKVDLTTHVRVHTGERPYECRVCGKAFAQRSHVTKHARVHAGERS, encoded by the coding sequence ATGTGGAACTTGACATCTCCCTTCTCCTTGGCAGTGAATGCAACCGGGAGGGTTAAAATGACGTCAGAACTCGCATCAGAATCGCCTTGGAAGAGCGAGATGCAAGATCCGTTATCACACTCTCCGGTCGGTCACGAAAATGGCAACAACTCCTTGTCTTTAGGTCCTCTTGTGGAATTCAAGGCGGAGCCAGAAACGAGCGAGGTCTTTGAGGCTGACACGAAGTATTCGTGTGGATCAGAGACGGAGAATGGCATTCTCAGCGGctgtgtggaggaggaggaggaggaggagggacttcCTAGTGAAGTGCTTGAAGTTCCTCTCGTAACTCGAGCGGAAGTCCCCGAGAAAAAGAAGCCGTACGTCTGCGGGTATTGCGAAGAGGCCTTTGGCGACAGGTACTCCCTCAAACTGCATGCCGCAACTCACGCTGGGGAGAAGAGGTACAAATGCCCTGAGTGTGGGAAAGCCTTCTTCAGGAAGAACGACCTGACGAACCATGTGAGAACCCACACAGGCGAGAAGCCTTACGCCTGCGGGGAGTGTGGCTCGGCCTTTGCCGTGAAGTGCCACCTCATCAACCACGCGAGGATCAAGTCGGGGAAGAAGGCGTTTGTTTGCGGTCAGTGCGGGAAAGCCTTCGCTGTCAGGAGCTACCTCACCAGTCACTTGAAAGGCCACAGTGGGGTTAGACCATTCAGCTGCAACTTGTGCGGCAAGGCGTGTACCCACAAGAGCGACCTGACCAAGCACATAAGGGTACACACCGGCGACAAGCCCTTCTCCTGCGGCACCTGCGGGAAGGCGTTCTCCCACAAGGGCGGCATCACCagacacatgcgcacacacactgGGGAGAAGCCCTTTGCGTGCGAGGAGTGCGGGAAAGCCTTCGCCCAGACGAACGAGCTCAAGCAGCACGCCCGCACCCACACGGGGGAGAAGCCGTTCGCTTGCGACACCTGCGGGAAGGCCTTTCCGCGGAAGGTTGACCTCACGACTCACGTCAGGGTTCACACGGGGGAAAGGCCGTACGAGTGCAGGGTCTGTGGGAAGGCGTTTGCGCAGAGGAGTCACGTAACGAAGCACGCCCGCGTTCATGCCGGGGAGCGTTCGtga
- the LOC136838148 gene encoding uncharacterized protein encodes MNQSKFIEKVLRKFKMDECNPKSIPCDLSVNKCTFEESPELDDSTLYRNIVGSLIYIMTCTRPDLSFVVSKLSQYMARPTQSHLAMCKYVLKFLKGTKQHCLVFKRSYDTIEIFGYCDSDWGGSEDGKSISGYCYQMNADSALISWKSKKQRNVALSSCEAEYVSLTFAIQEAKFLQQLLIDMTNVEVKPIMLLLITKGQLNLLRTLFTIKGLNI; translated from the coding sequence ATGAACCAGAGTAAGTTCATTGAGAAAGTTTTGAGGAAGTTCAAAATGGATGAATGCAACCCAAAGTCAATTCCTTGTGATCTAAGTGTTAATAAATGTACTTTTGAGGAAAGTCCTGAACTAGATGATAGTACTCTTTACAGAAACATTGTTGGAAGCTTGATATATATCATGACTTGTACTAGGCCTGATTTAAGTTTTGTTGTGTCTAAACTTTCACAGTATATGGCTAGGCCAACTCAAAGTCATTTGGCTATGTGTAAATATGTTCTAAAATTTCTTAAAGGTACTAAACAACATTGCCTTGTTTTTAAGAGGTCTTATGATACTATTGAGATTTTTGGTTACTGCGATTCAGACTGGGGTGGTTCTGAAGATGGTAAAAGTATTTCAGGTTATTGTTACCAAATGAATGCTGATAGTGCTCTTATTTCTTGGAAGAGTAAGAAACAACGCAATGTAGCTTTAAGTTCTTGTGAAGCTGAGTATGTTTCATTGACTTTTGCTATCCAAGAAGCAAAATTTTTGCAGCAGTTGTTAATTGATATGACTAATGTTGAAGTCAAACCCATCATGTTATTGTTGATAACCAAGGGGCAATTAAACTTGCTAAGAACCCTGTTTACCATCAAAGGTCTAAACATATAG
- the LOC136838149 gene encoding uncharacterized protein, which translates to MGVMSTKRSILSLTARCFDLLGLISPFVMFAKVLFQDVWRIGLNWDDVLPEELHCKFQRWLRGFEKLGSWKVQQCCFEDLSWKDLTGLELHSFGDASEKGYGACVYLRVTLQDGSFKASLVMSRGKVALIKKVSLPRSELLGAMLSARLLVFVKSALRFKEDVTSYCWTDFIVALFWIKGDSGRWKPFVANRVMEIQSLTSPDCWYHCPGKDNPADLNSRGVFPEHLVASDLWLVGPPWLRESESLSLRQPEQLRISLRDGSSEENVVACITVDSFSQGRPLHRGSPLVKLDPCPDNDRLSRIKGRLEYSDLCYESKHPIILPSTHVVKTLVHFQHVLLKHSGVSTLKVSTLRNGYWIVRLQRITKTVSRECVTCRRSGSPAKKNEGPPPTKRSRRSPELPESGNLNLFSFYNNEDENDYEDFNLLTFHKPIPSYISTNFKAEPSFHREGKILLNNSLLALTFSEGHSDNLDKFFVSSQNKEFSDFFKLINTPKLNFWPEGKIFDDSHKRKFFYDIENIKMSISAFQGHAALAHIVYPSKVNDIDFLSKIIIGPLRRNTDLVKNLIRNFRSRALPRYLKEEMRDLIIKADIREIWNITEDQKTAIAACFQIEPCSAPVFNAPVHNKLNSAPDQDVYSAPDHEFYSAPDHEFYSAPVDNEFYSAPVVNELCSAPDNNELCSAPDHHDIGPNALKKDGRQETLPPGPSNSMYNSSQTPPENRIDFVSKCNVKKGSMVLVKEDNVRRLSWPLGVIIEVYPGTDGVIRSVDVKTSKGIVNKPVQKLHDLEISNVLDTEAKVSVPCIVSEVNDESLPKPVPNNPDMNADDSDPDISQSRVEPINYTRRGRSVKAPVKLDL; encoded by the exons ATGGGGGTGATGTCCACTAAGAGAAGTATTCTGAGCCTAACAGCCAGATGTTTTGATCTTCTTGGACTTATTAGCCCATTTGTTATGTTTGCCAAAGTTCTTTTTCAGGATGTATGGAGAATTGGACTTAACTGGGATGATGTGTTACCTGAAGAGTTGCATTGTAAATTTCAAAGGTGGTTAAGGGGTTTTGAGAAACTTGGCTCATGGAAGGTTCAGCAATGTTGCTTTGAGGATCTTTCATGGAAAGACCTAACAGGTTTAGAGCTTCATTCCTTTGGGGATGCATCTGAAAAGGGATATGGTGCTTGTGTATATTTGAGAGTTACTTTGCAGGATGGTTCCTTTAAAGCCTCCCTTGTTATGAGCAGAGGTAAGGTAGCTCTTATAAAGAAGGTCTCACTGCCTCGTTCGGAGTTGTTGGGGGCAATGCTTAGTGCCCGGCTGCTAGTTTTTGTCAAATCTGCCCTTCGTTTTAAGGAAGATGTAACTTCATACTGCTGGACAGACTTCATAGTTGCACTGTTCTGGATAAAAGGAGACTCCGGTAGATGGAAACCATTTGTAGCAAATCGAGTCATGGAAATTCAGAGCTTAACATCACCTGATTGTTGGTATCATTGCCCAGGAAAGGATAACCCTGCTGACCTCAATTCTAGAGGGGTGTTTCCTGAACACCTGGTAGCTTCAGATCTTTGGTTGGTAGGTCCCCCGTGGCTTCGAGAGTCTGAGTCTTTGTCTTTGCGTCAACCTGAACAGTTAAGGATTTCATTAAGGGATGGAAGTTCTGAGGAAAATGTAGTAGCTTGTATAACTGTGGATTCATTTTCCCAA GGTAGACCACTTCACAGGGGGAGCCCTTTAGTTAAATTAGATCCTTGTCCGGATAATGATCGTCTTTCGAGAATTAAAGGTCGTTTAGAATATTCAGATCTGTGTTATGAAAGCAAACATCCTATTATTCTTCCTTCTACTCATGTAGTGAAGACTTTAGTTCATTTCCAACATGTTCTTCTGAAACATTCTGGCGTTTCTACCCTTAAAGTGTCCACATTGAGAAATGGTTACTGGATTGTGCGACTTCAAAGGATAACCAAGACTGTGAGTAGAGAATGTGTAACTTGCCGCAG AAGTGGTTCACCTGCTAAGAAGAATGAGGGCCCCCCACCTACTAAGCGCTCGAGACGATCACCTGAGTTACCTGAAAGTGGAAATTTAAAcctcttttccttttataataacgAAGATGAAAATGATTACGAGGATTTCAACCTTCTTACCTTCCATAAACCCATTCCTTCATATATTTCCACCAATTTCAAAGCTGAACCATCTTTTCACAGAGAAGGGAAAATTCTTTTGAACAACTCATTATTAGCTTTAACTTTCAGTGAAGGCCATAGTGATAATCTGGATAAATTTTTTGTTAGTAGTCAAAATAAGGAGTTCTCAGACTTTTTTAAATTGATCAATACTCCAAAGTTGAATTTCTGGCCTGAAGGTAAGATATTTGATGATAGCCACAAGAGGAAATTTTTCTATGACATAGAAAATATTAAGATGAGTATTTCTGCCTTTCAAGGGCATGCAGCACTGGCACACATAGTATATCCCTCTAAAGTAAATGACATTGACTTCCTGTCCAAGATTATTATTGGTCCTCTGAGAAGGAACACAGACTTAGTAAAAAATTTGATAAGGAATTTTAGAAGTAGAGCACTTCCCAGATACCTCAAGGAAGAGATGAGAGATCTCATAATCAAAGCAGACATTAGAGAAATTTGGAATATAACTGAAGACCAAAAAACTGCCATTGCTGCCTGCTTTC AAATTGAGCCATGCTCAGCACCAGTTTTTAATGCACCAGTGCACAATAAGCTTAACTCGGCACCAGACCAAGATGTTTACTCAGCTCCAGACCATGAGTTTTACTCAGCACCAGACCATGAGTTTTACTCCGCACCAGTTGATAACGAGTTTTACTCCGCACCAGTTGTTAATGAGCTTTGCTCAGCACCAGATAATAACGAGCTTTGCTCAGCACCAGACCACCATGACATTGGGCCAAATGCTTTAAAGAAGGATGGAAGACAAGAGACCTTGCCGCCTGGGCCCTCAAACTCAATGTATAACTCCTCCCAGACCCCCCCAGAAAACAGGATAG ATTTTGTATCTAAGTGTAATGTAAAGAAAGGTTCTATGGTATTGGTCAAGGAAGATAATGTTCGTAGGTTGTCCTGGCCACTTGGTGTTATTATAGAAGTATATCCAGGTACAGATGGTGTGATAAGAAGTGTTGATGTTAAAACTTCTAAAGGTATTGTTAACAAACCAGTACAAAAATTGCATGATCTTGAGATTTCAAATGTTTTGGACACAGAAGCCAAAGTTAGTGTACCTTGTATTGTTTCCGAGGTAAATGATGAATCTCTGCCTAAACCTGTTCCTAATAATCCTGATATGAATGCTGATGACTCTGATCCTGATATTTCACAATCCAGAGTTGAGCCTATAAATTATACTCGCAGAGGGCGTTCGGTAAAAGCACCTGTGAAACTGGATTTATAA